A region from the Paenibacillus humicola genome encodes:
- a CDS encoding ABC transporter ATP-binding protein: MPQPNEQEPRRPAASVPGPPGMPGGFGGRPGGRGGPVQKPKNFRGTLRRLWSYIGQERRRLSLVFAFILVDALVTLVGPYLIGRAVDSMAGAAGNVNFKLLHIVLIALAISYVCDAGLTLMQGWMMAGIAQRIVKALREALFGKLQKLPLAFFDTRRHGEVMSRLSNDIDNVNMTVSQTTTQLMTGAIAIVGSLIMMLVLSPLLTLASLITVPLVYVLARTVTKRTSVLFRNQQAQLGKLNGQIEETISGLLVVKAFNHEEKAIREFSEVNGRLREVGTQAQIWSGFLMPLLGVINNLGFAAVAIVGGILAIKGLISVGVIASFLSYSRQFVRPLNDIANTYNVLQSGIAGAERVFEVLDEKEEPDDPPGAAQLVNPKGLVEFDNVSFGYRPEAPILKNVSFAAAAGSSTALVGPTGAGKTTIVNLLTRFYDTTSGTIRIDGRDIRSYTRDSLRKAFGIVLQDTYLFSGTIKENIKYGREDATDEEVKAAAVMANADGFIRRLPLQYDSMLSENGGNLSQGQRQLLAIARVILARPSILILDEATSSIDTRTELHIQDALLHIMQGRTSFIIAHRLNTIRDADSIMVIDRGEIVERDTHEGLLQAEGVYYRMFYNQFKNLEGAFD; encoded by the coding sequence ATGCCGCAGCCGAATGAGCAGGAACCGAGACGTCCGGCAGCCTCCGTTCCGGGCCCGCCCGGTATGCCCGGCGGATTCGGGGGAAGGCCCGGCGGCAGAGGCGGGCCTGTGCAGAAGCCGAAAAATTTCCGCGGCACGCTGCGGCGGCTGTGGTCGTACATCGGGCAGGAACGCAGGCGGCTGTCGCTCGTTTTCGCGTTTATTTTGGTCGATGCACTCGTAACGCTCGTCGGTCCGTACTTGATCGGCCGCGCTGTCGACTCGATGGCCGGCGCGGCGGGGAACGTGAACTTCAAGCTGCTGCACATCGTGCTGATCGCGCTGGCGATTTCCTACGTCTGCGACGCCGGACTGACGCTCATGCAGGGCTGGATGATGGCGGGCATTGCGCAGCGGATCGTAAAGGCGCTGCGGGAAGCGCTGTTCGGCAAGCTGCAGAAGCTGCCGCTCGCTTTCTTCGATACGCGCAGGCACGGCGAAGTGATGAGCCGGCTCTCAAACGATATCGACAACGTCAATATGACCGTCTCGCAGACAACGACGCAGCTGATGACGGGAGCGATCGCGATCGTCGGTTCGCTGATCATGATGCTCGTGCTGAGCCCTCTGCTGACGCTGGCGAGCCTCATTACGGTTCCGCTCGTTTATGTGCTGGCGCGGACCGTGACGAAACGGACGAGCGTCCTGTTCCGCAACCAGCAGGCGCAGCTCGGCAAGCTGAACGGGCAGATCGAGGAGACGATTTCCGGTCTGCTGGTCGTGAAAGCGTTCAATCATGAGGAGAAAGCGATCCGGGAATTCTCGGAAGTGAACGGCAGGCTGCGCGAGGTCGGCACGCAGGCGCAGATCTGGTCCGGCTTCCTGATGCCGCTGCTCGGCGTCATCAACAACCTCGGCTTCGCCGCAGTGGCGATCGTCGGCGGCATATTGGCGATCAAAGGGCTCATCTCCGTCGGCGTCATCGCCAGCTTCCTCAGCTATTCCCGGCAGTTTGTCCGGCCGCTGAACGACATCGCCAACACGTATAACGTGCTGCAGTCGGGCATCGCCGGAGCGGAGCGGGTGTTCGAGGTGCTTGACGAGAAGGAGGAGCCGGACGATCCGCCGGGCGCGGCCCAGCTGGTCAATCCGAAGGGGCTTGTGGAATTCGACAACGTGTCGTTCGGCTACCGCCCCGAAGCGCCGATCCTGAAAAACGTCAGCTTCGCCGCCGCGGCCGGCAGCAGCACGGCGCTTGTCGGCCCGACCGGGGCGGGCAAAACGACGATCGTCAACCTGCTGACGCGGTTTTACGATACGACGAGCGGCACGATCCGCATCGACGGACGGGATATCCGCTCGTACACCCGGGACAGCCTGCGCAAAGCGTTCGGCATCGTGCTGCAGGACACGTATTTATTTTCCGGAACGATCAAGGAAAATATTAAATACGGCAGGGAGGACGCCACCGACGAGGAGGTGAAGGCTGCGGCGGTTATGGCCAATGCGGACGGCTTCATCCGGCGCCTGCCGCTGCAGTACGACTCGATGCTGTCGGAGAACGGCGGCAATTTGAGCCAGGGCCAGCGGCAGCTGCTCGCCATCGCCAGGGTTATTCTCGCCCGGCCGTCGATCCTCATTCTGGATGAGGCCACGAGCAGCATCGACACGCGGACGGAGCTCCACATTCAGGATGCGCTGCTGCACATCATGCAGGGACGAACGAGCTTCATCATCGCCCACCGGCTCAACACGATCCGCGACGCCGATTCGATTATGGTGATCGACCGAGGCGAAATCGTCGAGCGGGATACGCACGAAGGACTGCTTCAAGCGGAGGGCGTCTA